CATGAGGGGCACTGAGGCGGCCGATGTATCATTAGTGTGCGGGTCATTGCAGTCTGACTACTTTCTAGCAGCCGAAATTCCCGTGTATAACTATGTTCCATAATAGGCGTCGTCCTGGTGTTTGCTTCTAGCTTCTCTGCCTAGAAGCACTCTGCCGGAACGGGAAATATGTTATTTCCCCAGCACCTCCGCCGCGAACTACTGTTGTAATCCTTTACAGAGCTCTTTTCCAGATGACACAGGGACGGCAGTAGAAGAAATAGTTTATTACGTACTACAATTCACGCTTTTTCTCCACAGCTCGTCTGCACAACAAAACAGCGTTTTTCATCATGCGATTCGCACTCTGCCAACACACGGACATGAATAAATGACATTGGACGTTTtcataattattaaaataaattcaataccCACAAAAACttgaaagtaaacaaaattaacgAAATGGAGAGTGTAACAACCTTCGCATTAAGACAATtagttttcaattaaaaaaaaaaaaaaacaaattaaatcaaaatatttcgAACACGAGCAACCACTGTGCCTCGCGTGGCGTCATTCAATAGCAGTGTTGCCAGATATTTTCTGTTtatcgatgttttttttatctgaaTCAAATCCTATTCTATTTTCCATAtaataattttcaaacaaatagaCCATCTTAGTAATATAAATCCTACTCGCATTACATATACAGCGttatcaattttgaaactcatATAATTATGGAACAATTTTTGTGCGATTAACacaagataaataaaaaaaaatcccatctTTATATAAGTACCTTGTTTGcaattgttttggttttgttctaCGGTGAAAGGAAAACGCATGCTGCTGCACCTCACAACTCCAATCCATTCGATTGTTCAACGCTAATCAAGTCAAGATGGACCATAGTCCGCGTATTAAGCAAGAGCCAGGAATCGATACGCAATACTTAACAAAAGGAAACAATATAATCGGCAATGTTGCAGTTCCGATGGAAGCAACGGTGAAACCAGAGCGCCTACAGTCTTTTCGTGTACCCCGCGATCTTACCCTTGCCAATGGTCGCACGACGAAGCcacccaacaacaaaaaagtctaCACCCCGAACTTAAATGCAGtgagaaacaaaaatacgTAAGTGTAAAGGAGAACCGGCCAAAGTATGTAGTAATCATGCCACATCTTATTCGGTTTACAGCGATGTAAAAACTGCATCAACCGGTCCCAAAGGCCGAGCTAAGACTGATCGCAATAGAAATGATAAAGATGGAAGGAATAAAAAGAACACCTTGATCCAGACGTCTGGTATCTTTTCGGATGGTTTAGCTCAACGTGCTTTGCTCCGTACGTCCAGATCAGGTACGTAGCTGaacgttttaaaatatttactgtGCTGTTGCAATCTCCATCTCCTGCCACGTAGAAGGTGCTATAGGAAAATTTGGCTTGATTTattcatcttctttttttattttttagacAAATCTAGTTCCTCGAAGGAACCTGGGGACTCAATTCAGAAACCCGTATTCGCTAGAGGGAGCTCAAAAATAGATTTGGAAGATGAACGAAAGCGAATTCAAAATTTGTGCGAAGACATGGATGAGGAAATGGCGGAACTGGatcaaaaaatggcaaatggGTTAAAACTACCAGTCGTGCTGGAAAACTGTAAGTGTGGCAAAAAGTTGTTCCTGAATCTTTTACACCCCGTTACTCCTGGTCTATTTTTCTGGCCTCTCTGGGAAGATCAGAATAGATCGTAGTGTCTAGAAGATGAACACGAGAATGTTAGTGGTGTTGATTAATGTTTGTTCTGTTCAATTTAGCTGACTACAAAATCAAACCACCGGAGGTAAAGATGGAACATTTGCCTGAAACAAAGCTGGATTCGTTTAATTCGGTTGAAAACGTGTTATCCGGtgatcaaacaaacaaaatattccTTTTACAACTTCCGGATGCTTTACCTGGAAAATCCGACGATGGAAACAAACGCCCGACCAACGGCGACGACAGCAAACCAGAAGCAACGGCGAATGGCGAAGAAACCCCGAAATATTGTACGGTACGCGATTTGGCAGAAGGTTACATTGGTAAAATAATCAGGTACCGTTCGGGAAAGGTAAAATTAAAGCTCGGAGAAATCATGTTTGACATCAGCGTCGGTATGGACACTGGATTCTTACAGGAGCTAGTTTCTATAAATACTAATTCAGTAGAACGGAATGGTAACATAATTAACATCAGCACTATCAACACAAAGTTGAACGCATCCCCCGACTGGGAATATTTATTCAAGAATGCTACATGAAATATACGATCCTAGATGGCAACCCTAGTGCTCTTgacctttttcttttgtagAAGAGTCTGTAGAACGATGGAGGTTTCCTTCGCGATCCAAAGCAAAGTTATACGACGTTGGTTGTACCAGGGCTAGCTCGATCGCTTTGTCGATGTTGTCACGCGTGATAAATGTTTTCGATAGCTCCTTTTCTATGCGTACTTTCGCTTCGATTTGCTCCTTTTTGTCCATTTCTCTTTGCTCTTTCAGCAAAAGCCTTTCAAGAATGTACTCCTTACGAGCTGATCGTTCTGCAGCCAACCGCTCTTCGCGTTTGGCAGCAGTTTGCCGGTTCCATTCTTCGTTCCTGCGCAATGCTTCCTGCCATTctgcttcctcttcctccggGGTTTGGAGAACTAAACCGGCACGTGAAACTAGCTTGTATGCCTCTACTTCATCGCGCAAGAAGTTTCGTACCGCTTTCATCTGCGTGCGATAGTTATTGTGCAATCTTTTTAGCTCTTCAATCTCTTCCTCAATCTGTTTCTTGCGCTCCGGCACACGGAACAGTTTGCTTTTGGCTGTACCGAGCCAACGTGGTTTTCGTCGAAATCGAACTGTGGTGTATTGAAGCAGAGCCAGTGCTCTTGGCTTTGTGAACACACCGGACAAAGTTGTCGCTATATTAGCCATCATAATTATATTTCCTCTGTCGGCAGAGCCGAGACACGTTTGTTGATACGGTTATGGTATTAAATAACACTACTTCAGTAGCAGCAGACATCTGAGCAAATGACAATTAGAAAAATAAATCCCGATGGACAAAACATAACTCTCACCAAGGTTTATAACACAGTCTAGGgcaaggtggatttaaaatatcaggtggtggaatctagtacattttgacaattcgtaacttgacgtaaggtccccaggattcaaacattgtttacattttttaaaatggttcatttaatttatttaccaAATTTTTTCgattgaatattttttaaatatatattttgggCTTTACAAGTTcgtatttaacattaaaacatagaATTAAGTGTGTTCTTTCGTGTTATTTCGTGAATTTATTGtataattcattgttttttcGACTTTTTTGAGGATAAAActaagaattttttttttgcaattttcacgTTAATTACTCAGTATCTACGAGCAGCATGGACAATTTACGTGAGTTTCGaactcttactcacatgattttacatttcgtgcataaacaaatcatcaaatcttttgttaatttatctattttttaaataaaatcaatagaaacACAAAATTGCACGTAGTTACAAATAAATCTTTTCTATTTGCGAtgctttgtgtgcggaaaccaTTGGTTACCTGGTTTA
This is a stretch of genomic DNA from Anopheles merus strain MAF chromosome 2R, AmerM5.1, whole genome shotgun sequence. It encodes these proteins:
- the LOC121603401 gene encoding DNA-directed RNA polymerase III subunit RPC4; the protein is MDHSPRIKQEPGIDTQYLTKGNNIIGNVAVPMEATVKPERLQSFRVPRDLTLANGRTTKPPNNKKVYTPNLNAVRNKNTDVKTASTGPKGRAKTDRNRNDKDGRNKKNTLIQTSGIFSDGLAQRALLRTSRSDKSSSSKEPGDSIQKPVFARGSSKIDLEDERKRIQNLCEDMDEEMAELDQKMANGLKLPVVLENSDYKIKPPEVKMEHLPETKLDSFNSVENVLSGDQTNKIFLLQLPDALPGKSDDGNKRPTNGDDSKPEATANGEETPKYCTVRDLAEGYIGKIIRYRSGKVKLKLGEIMFDISVGMDTGFLQELVSINTNSVERNGNIINISTINTKLNASPDWEYLFKNAT
- the LOC121603402 gene encoding probable 28S ribosomal protein S26, mitochondrial, with translation MMANIATTLSGVFTKPRALALLQYTTVRFRRKPRWLGTAKSKLFRVPERKKQIEEEIEELKRLHNNYRTQMKAVRNFLRDEVEAYKLVSRAGLVLQTPEEEEAEWQEALRRNEEWNRQTAAKREERLAAERSARKEYILERLLLKEQREMDKKEQIEAKVRIEKELSKTFITRDNIDKAIELALVQPTSYNFALDREGNLHRSTDSSTKEKGQEH